In Desulfopila inferna, a single genomic region encodes these proteins:
- a CDS encoding enoyl-CoA hydratase/isomerase family protein has product MAGASHRVVTETSKIAMPEITIGLFPDVGATWFLNRMPNSIGLFLGLTGLNINAEDALQVHLADAFIPADQKENLYEELKSLAWRSQESNHSQVSQLFNQISRQYEHLKPSSLLAPHLSLIHKLSNLNSVEEVYCTLMQIDTDDRWLKKGLDSLRDGCPTTACLVWRQMHQLHGLTLKEVFCQELIMAIQCTRHPDFREGVRAQLIDKDKQPVWQHDFPGDVPESWIDEFFDSPWKDGSHPLNDL; this is encoded by the coding sequence ATGGCAGGTGCCAGTCACCGGGTCGTGACTGAAACTTCAAAAATTGCCATGCCTGAAATTACCATTGGCCTGTTCCCGGATGTTGGCGCAACGTGGTTTCTTAACCGCATGCCAAACTCCATCGGCCTGTTTTTGGGGCTTACCGGTCTGAATATCAATGCCGAGGATGCCCTCCAGGTTCATCTGGCAGATGCATTTATACCTGCCGATCAGAAAGAGAACCTGTACGAAGAATTAAAGAGTCTGGCGTGGCGTAGCCAGGAAAGCAATCATTCTCAGGTTAGTCAACTCTTTAATCAGATTTCAAGGCAGTATGAGCATCTAAAGCCGAGTTCGCTTTTGGCTCCTCATCTATCCCTAATCCACAAACTGAGCAATTTGAATTCCGTGGAAGAGGTATATTGCACACTTATGCAAATCGATACTGACGATCGTTGGCTAAAAAAAGGGCTGGATTCTCTGCGAGATGGGTGCCCCACCACCGCCTGCCTTGTATGGCGGCAGATGCATCAATTGCACGGGCTGACTTTAAAGGAGGTTTTCTGTCAGGAGCTGATTATGGCGATTCAATGCACCCGGCATCCCGATTTTCGGGAAGGGGTCAGGGCGCAACTCATAGATAAGGATAAGCAACCTGTCTGGCAGCATGATTTCCCAGGTGATGTTCCTGAAAGCTGGATAGACGAATTTTTTGACTCGCCATGGAAAGACGGATCGCACCCATTAAATGATCTATAA